A single genomic interval of Seriola aureovittata isolate HTS-2021-v1 ecotype China chromosome 10, ASM2101889v1, whole genome shotgun sequence harbors:
- the LOC130176658 gene encoding hyaluronidase-like isoform X2, translated as MNSPSQVTKESSRAIIMATPFLSCINLCIIISFTTGVALPNTEPPLIHDHPFVAIWNAPTDQCRRLHIPLDTEAFQAVTTPADTPGQFLTIFYQDHLGLYPMVDTIKRKIYRGGIPQNGNLTEHLAKAQSQIDHHISQDSSPGLAVIDWESWRPLWEQNWGMKRIYQRLSITHALQVAPFLSSKQIYKLAKSQFQHASRRFMERTISLGNGERPSRRWGFYLFPDCFNYGWEKPGYTGKCSKKTQKQNNQMLWLWARSTALFPSIYLHPTLRNSPRAALYVRNRVQEALRVAALPKRPYTVPVYVYSRPLYRDQTQKFQSLMDLVSTVGESAALGASGVVIWGGTRDYNNKAACQSLSEYLSSTFNPYIANVTAAAMLCSEVLCQGKGRCVRKMYDSSHYLHLNPAYFSLLRANRKYVAIGLPSATDLNAWAENFTCQCYAGSRCSPNLVHPTKIKLIWV; from the exons ATGAACAGTCCTTCACAGGTCACCAAAGAGAGCAGCAG AGCCATCATAATGGCCACGCCCTTCCTGTCCTGCATTAACCTCTGTATCATCATATCTTTCACCACCGGCGTCGCCTTGCCAAATACCGAGCCGCCGCTGATCCATGACCACCCCTTCGTGGCCATTTGGAACGCCCCCACCGACCAGTGTCGAAGACTCCACATTCCGCTGGACACCGAGGCCTTTCAGGCGGTGACCACGCCTGCTGACACGCCCGGTCAGTTCCTCACCATCTTCTACCAGGACCACCTCGGCCTCTACCCAATGGTCGACACCATCAAGCGCAAGATCTACCGAGGCGGGATCCCCCAAAACGGCAACCTGACGGAGCATCTGGCCAAGGCCCAGAGTCAGATAGATCACCACATCTCCCAGGATTCCTCTCCTGGGCTGGCTGTCATCGACTGGGAGTCCTGGCGCCCCCTGTGGGAGCAGAACTGGGGAATGAAGCGTATTTATCAGAGGCTGTCTATCACTCACGCCCTGCAGGTGGCCCCCTTTTTATCatcaaaacaaatttacaaattgGCCAAGAGCCAGTTCCAGCACGCCAGTCGGCGCTTCATGGAGAGGACCATCAGCCTGGGCAACGGCGAGCGTCCGAGCCGCCGCTGGGGTTTCTACCTGTTCCCTGACTGCTTCAACTACGGCTGGGAGAAGCCCGGCTACACGGGGAAGTGCTCCAAGAAGACCCAGAAGCAGAATAACCAGATGCTGTGGCTGTGGGCGCGCAGCACCGCCCTCTTCCCCTCCATCTACCTCCACCCGACTCTGAGGAACTCCCCCCGGGCCGCACTGTACGTCCGCAACCGTGTCCAGGAGGCGCTGAGGGTGGCGGCGCTGCCTAAACGTCCATATACAGTTCCAGTCTACGTCTACTCCAGGCCTCTGTACCGGGATCAGACGCAGAAGTTCCAGAGTCTG ATGGACCTGGTGAGCACTGTCGGGGAGTCTGCAGCTCTGGGAGCTTCGGGGGTCGTGATTTGGGGAGGAACCAGAGACTACAACAACAAG GCTGCCTGTCAGTCTCTGTCCGAGTACCTGTCGTCCACCTTCAACCCGTACATCGCTAACGTGACGGCGGCCGCCATGCTCTGCAGCGAGGTCCTGTGCCAGGGGAAGGGCCGCTGCGTCAGGAAGATGTACGACTCCTCCCATTACCTGCACCTTAACCCCGCCTACTTCAGCCTCCTGCGGGCCAACAGGAAGTACGTGGCGATCGGTCTACCCTCCGCTACCGACCTCAACGCCTGGGCTGAAAACTTCACCTGTCAGTGCTACGCAGGGTCGAGGTGTTCCCCAAATCTGGTGCATCCGACCAAAATCAAACTCATCTGGGTTTAA
- the LOC130176657 gene encoding hyaluronidase-5-like, producing MNRVKLQFSVFITMLALLSSGRALPRTDPPIRPGHPFLFMWNAPTELCDIRFAMPLDLSYFHFVSSTLKTATNQSISIFYTDRFGIFPYVDEDTGEMYDEGLPQLIDLQEHHELAEDDIEYYIPSDQPGLAVLDFEEWRPQWVRNWGSKDIYRQISIETVKKKNATLSDNEAEDRAKIVFERAAMRYFLRSIRIGKRLRPNRLWGYYLYPDCYNYDYNQDMAGFTGECPAIEKDRNDELLWLWRDSTALFPSIYLELTLRDSQQARMFVRHRIQEAIRVSSLPNSSYSIPVYAYIRPVYKDSIDDYMSEFDLVNTIGEAAALGAAGVVSWGDMNVTDTEDSCFDARRHLEQVMNPYIVNVSTATHLCSQALCQGRGRCVRKRWDDDVFLHLDPRRYRIQRQRRGGPLTVSGGLSQDDINWFDHSFDCMCYSEEPCRLPLTINVIQEAVFTRRSRGADRPRPLLLVMTLLCLTYVWINI from the exons ATGAACCGAGTCAAACTGCAGTTCTCCGTCTTCATCACCATGTTGGCCTTGCTGAGCTCCGGCCGGGCCTTACCCAGGACGGACCCTCCCATCCGTCCCGGTCACCCCTTCCTCTTCATGTGGAACGCCCCGACCGAGCTGTGCGACATCCGCTTTGCCATGCCCCTCGACCTCTCCTACTTCCactttgtcagcagcacgttgaAAACGGCGACCAACCAGAGCATCTCCATATTCTACACTGACCGCTTCGGCATCTTCCCCTACGTGGACGAAGACACGGGGGAGATGTATGACGAGGGTCTGCCGCAGCTGATAGACCTGCAGGAGCACCACGAGCTGGCAGAGGACGACATCGAGTACTATATCCCCAGTGACCAGCCAGGCCTCGCTGTGCTCGACTTTGAGGAGTGGAGGCCACAGTGGGTCCGAAACTGGGGCAGCAAAGACATCTACCGTCAGATCTCCATCGAAACAGTCAAGAAGAAAAATGCGACATTGTCCGACAACGAGGCGGAAGACCGGGCGAAGATTGTGTTTGAACGCGCCGCCATGAGGTACTTCCTCCGCTCCATCCGCATCGGGAAGAGGCTGAGGCCCAACAGACTCTGGGGCTACTACTTGTACCCCGACTGCTACAACTACGACTACAACCAAGACATGGCAGGCTTCACCGGAGAGTGCCCTGCCATCGAGAAGGACAGGAACgatgagctgctgtggctcTGGAGAGACTCCACGGcgctctttccctccatctacCTGGAGCTGACGCTCAGGGACTCCCAACAGGCCCGGATGTTCGTTCGCCATCGAATCCAGGAGGCCATTAGGGTGTCATCACTCCCAAACAGCTCCTACTCCATCCCTGTCTACGCTTACATCCGACCAGTGTACAAGGACAGCATCGACGACTACATGTCAGAG tttgatCTGGTCAACACCATTGGAGAAGCCGCTGCTCTTGGCGCCGCTGGCGTCGTTTCCTGGGGCGACATGAACGTCACAGATACTGAG GACTCCTGCTTCGACGCTCGACGTCACCTGGAGCAAGTCATGAACCCGTACATCGTGAACGTCTCAACGGCCACGCATCTCTGCAGCCAGGCGCTCTGCCAGGGCCGAGGTCGCTGTGTGAGAAAGCGCTGGGACGACGACGTCTTCCTGCACCTCGACCCACGTCGGTACCGGATCCAGAGGCAGCGCCGCGGCGGCCCGCTCACCGTGAGCGGCGGCCTTTCACAGGACGACATCAACTGGTTCGACCACAGCTTTGACTGCATGTGCTACAGCGAGGAGCCTTGCAGGTTGCCGCTGACGATCAACGTCATCCAAGAGGCCGTCTTCACCAGGAGGAGTCGAGGTGCTGAcaggccccgccccctcctGCTGGTCATGACACTACTCTGTCTGACGTATGTCTGGATCAATATCTAA
- the LOC130176658 gene encoding hyaluronidase-like isoform X1 has translation MENTVKLFKTQISPVRAIIMATPFLSCINLCIIISFTTGVALPNTEPPLIHDHPFVAIWNAPTDQCRRLHIPLDTEAFQAVTTPADTPGQFLTIFYQDHLGLYPMVDTIKRKIYRGGIPQNGNLTEHLAKAQSQIDHHISQDSSPGLAVIDWESWRPLWEQNWGMKRIYQRLSITHALQVAPFLSSKQIYKLAKSQFQHASRRFMERTISLGNGERPSRRWGFYLFPDCFNYGWEKPGYTGKCSKKTQKQNNQMLWLWARSTALFPSIYLHPTLRNSPRAALYVRNRVQEALRVAALPKRPYTVPVYVYSRPLYRDQTQKFQSLMDLVSTVGESAALGASGVVIWGGTRDYNNKAACQSLSEYLSSTFNPYIANVTAAAMLCSEVLCQGKGRCVRKMYDSSHYLHLNPAYFSLLRANRKYVAIGLPSATDLNAWAENFTCQCYAGSRCSPNLVHPTKIKLIWV, from the exons atggaaaatactgtaaaactatttaaaactCAGATATCACCTGTCAG AGCCATCATAATGGCCACGCCCTTCCTGTCCTGCATTAACCTCTGTATCATCATATCTTTCACCACCGGCGTCGCCTTGCCAAATACCGAGCCGCCGCTGATCCATGACCACCCCTTCGTGGCCATTTGGAACGCCCCCACCGACCAGTGTCGAAGACTCCACATTCCGCTGGACACCGAGGCCTTTCAGGCGGTGACCACGCCTGCTGACACGCCCGGTCAGTTCCTCACCATCTTCTACCAGGACCACCTCGGCCTCTACCCAATGGTCGACACCATCAAGCGCAAGATCTACCGAGGCGGGATCCCCCAAAACGGCAACCTGACGGAGCATCTGGCCAAGGCCCAGAGTCAGATAGATCACCACATCTCCCAGGATTCCTCTCCTGGGCTGGCTGTCATCGACTGGGAGTCCTGGCGCCCCCTGTGGGAGCAGAACTGGGGAATGAAGCGTATTTATCAGAGGCTGTCTATCACTCACGCCCTGCAGGTGGCCCCCTTTTTATCatcaaaacaaatttacaaattgGCCAAGAGCCAGTTCCAGCACGCCAGTCGGCGCTTCATGGAGAGGACCATCAGCCTGGGCAACGGCGAGCGTCCGAGCCGCCGCTGGGGTTTCTACCTGTTCCCTGACTGCTTCAACTACGGCTGGGAGAAGCCCGGCTACACGGGGAAGTGCTCCAAGAAGACCCAGAAGCAGAATAACCAGATGCTGTGGCTGTGGGCGCGCAGCACCGCCCTCTTCCCCTCCATCTACCTCCACCCGACTCTGAGGAACTCCCCCCGGGCCGCACTGTACGTCCGCAACCGTGTCCAGGAGGCGCTGAGGGTGGCGGCGCTGCCTAAACGTCCATATACAGTTCCAGTCTACGTCTACTCCAGGCCTCTGTACCGGGATCAGACGCAGAAGTTCCAGAGTCTG ATGGACCTGGTGAGCACTGTCGGGGAGTCTGCAGCTCTGGGAGCTTCGGGGGTCGTGATTTGGGGAGGAACCAGAGACTACAACAACAAG GCTGCCTGTCAGTCTCTGTCCGAGTACCTGTCGTCCACCTTCAACCCGTACATCGCTAACGTGACGGCGGCCGCCATGCTCTGCAGCGAGGTCCTGTGCCAGGGGAAGGGCCGCTGCGTCAGGAAGATGTACGACTCCTCCCATTACCTGCACCTTAACCCCGCCTACTTCAGCCTCCTGCGGGCCAACAGGAAGTACGTGGCGATCGGTCTACCCTCCGCTACCGACCTCAACGCCTGGGCTGAAAACTTCACCTGTCAGTGCTACGCAGGGTCGAGGTGTTCCCCAAATCTGGTGCATCCGACCAAAATCAAACTCATCTGGGTTTAA
- the LOC130176656 gene encoding hyaluronidase-4 → MPAVPVGGASPSHHVVPVALTCSWLFLLFHTAFGQKPARLPLIGRKPFIAAWNAPLDMCAIKYKVTINLDRLFHIHGSPRADWTGQNVTIFYANRLGYYPHYNHQGAPVNGGLPQNSSLDLHLFKAYQDINHFIPAEDFRGLAVIDWEFWRPQWNRNWHKKDIYRQKSKELTAKAYVNVTAAQVEELARRRFEKSAKAFMQKTIQLGTHLRPNALWGFYLYPDCHNYNLHEQNYTGFCPLLERLRNDELLWLWNSSTALFPSVAIRKSHTNSISNLHFSQHRIRESLRVASLTSKEYDLPTYVYMRLGYRDEPLSFLTAKDLIHTIGESAALGAAGFVIWGDLNLTASRPNCTKVKSFLSHRLGQYIINVTRAAEVCSDFLCQGNGRCIRRDPRARHYLHLSANSYRIRPAGNGDFAVTGWHSQHELQLLTERFRCHCYEGHEGDSCDSINKVKEDDGPWREGEEDEQERKRTEWEDEQDERWEAGESAAPRTGFSLHMMLLMLLLNLSLVKTVV, encoded by the exons ATGCCTGCTGTGCCAGTGGGCGGGGCATCCCCCTCCCACCACGTCGTACCTGTGGCCCTCACCTGCTCCTGGCTGTTTCTGCTCTTCCATACCGCCTTCGGTCAGAAACCTGCCAGGCTGCCCCTGATCGGCCGGAAGCCCTTCATCGCGGCGTGGAACGCTCCGCTTGACATGTGCGCCATTAAGTACAAGGTCACCATCAACCTGGACCGTCTCTTCCACATCCACGGGAGCCCACGTGCTGATTGGACAGGCCAGAATGTCACCATCTTCTACGCCAACCGGCTGGGCTACTACCCTCACTACAACCACCAGGGCGCTCCCGTGAATGGCGGCCTGCCGCAGAACAGCAGCCTGGACCTGCACCTGTTCAAGGCCTACCAGGACATCAACCACTTCATCCCTGCAGAGGACTTCCGCGGCCTGGCTGTCATCGACTGGGAGTTCTGGCGGCCTCAGTGGAATCGTAACTGGCACAAGAAGGACATTTACCGGCAAAAGTCGAAGGAACTGACCGCCAAGGCATACGTGAACGTGACGGCGGCGCAGGTGGAGGAGCTGGCACGCCGGCGGTTCGAGAAAAGTGCCAAGGCGTTCATGCAGAAGACTATTCAGTTGGGGACGCATCTTCGCCCCAATGCCCTCTGGGGTTTCTACCTCTACCCTGACTGCCACAACTACAACCTGCACGAGCAGAACTACACGGGCttctgccccctgctggagagGCTGAGGAACGACGAGTTGCTGTGGCTGTGGAACAGCAGCACGGCGCTTTTTCCCTCCGTGGCGATCAGGAAAAGTCACACCAACAGCATCAGCAACCTGCACTTCTCCCAGCACAGGATCAGAGAGTCGCTCCGCGTCGCCTCGCTGACCTCCAAGGAGTACGACCTCCCCACCTATGTGTACATGAGGCTGGGATACAGAGACGAGCCCCTGTCCTTCCTCACCGCA AAAGACTTGATCCACACCATCGGGGAGAGCGCCGCTCTGGGAGCTGCTGGATTCGTCATCTGGGGTGACCTGAACTTGACCGCATCGAGG CCTAACTGCACCAAGGTGAAGTCCTTCCTGAGCCACCGCCTGGGTCAGTACATCATCAACGTGACGCGAGCCGCTGAGGTCTGCAGCGACTTCCTGTGCCAAGGGAACGGCCGCTGCATCCGCCGGGACCCCCGTGCCCGCCATTACCTCCACCTGAGCGCCAACAGCTACCGCATCCGGCCCGCTGGCAACGGGGACTTTGCCGTCACCGGGTGGCACTCTCAACAcgaactgcagctgctgaccGAGAGGTTTCGCTGCCACTGCTACGAAGGCCACGAGGGCGATAGCTGCGACAGCATCAACAAAGTGAAGGAGGACGACGGGCCgtggagggagggtgaggaggacgagcaggagaggaagaggacggAGTGGGAGGATGAGCAGGATGAACGATGGGAAGCTGGGGAGAGTGCAGCGCCCCGAACCGGCTTCAGCCTTCACATGATGTTGTTGATGCTCCTGTTGAACTTATCGTTAGTAAAGACAGTCGTATGA